DNA sequence from the Bacillota bacterium genome:
TTAAAGAATGAGTATAAGGATTACTTATCCGAATACTAACTCTTTGATCCTTGAAACGTTAATATCTCGGCCTATAAGCTTATTGATGTAGTAACAAAGGTTGTAGGCCAAAAGCTTGGTCTTTATCCTGGTTATAAGGCCCCAGTATGA
Encoded proteins:
- a CDS encoding IS982 family transposase yields the protein SYWGLITRIKTKLLAYNLCYYINKLIGRDINVSRIKELVFG